AGGGAATGGCACGAAGAGCAGCTCGGCACGTCCTTCGCCTGGTTCTGTTGACCCTCGGCGTGAACTCCTCGCCCGCCCTGGCTCAGGGGGTGGCAGGGGCAACTCAGGCGACCGGCCTCCACATCTACACGCCCTTCCAGCCGGGCGGAGGCCTGGTGATCGGCGTCGCCGTGACGGGCCGCACCCGCGGCTCGTGCTTCGCCACCTCCGCCGCCGCCCCCAATCGCCCCGACGCCTACCGCTGCACCGCCAGCAACGCCATCCTCGATCCCTGCTTCGCCCCGCTGAACGACCAGACCTCGCTCGCCTGCTCGCGCGACCCCTGGAGCGCCAATGCCATCCTGCTGACCCGAAGTGGGCCGCTCCCTTTCAACGCCCGGCTCAGCGCGGCCGATCCCGATTACGCCCAGGCCATGCCGTGGGCGCTGGAACTGGCGAACGGGCAGCGCTGCACCCGGATGACGGGGGCGACTGCCCCTGTCGCGGGCCTCAGGATCAACTACGGCTGCCCAGGGGGCGGCGTGGTGGCAGGCGGAATCGACCGGACCCTGCCGCTGTGACGGGTGTTCTATCAGTCGGAGAACCGCAGCCTCTCACTCTCCCAGGTGGGCGTGAATGTCGCCTGGTACTGAAAGGAGGAAACCCTTGCTCCGGTTTCTCGTGTTAACAGGGCTGGGAACGGCACTGCTGCTCAGCGCTTGCACCCCAGCGGTGATGTCGGGCCGGGCAGTCTCCTCGGCCAACGTCCAGCCCACCCCCGTCCCCGTGCCTCTTCGGCCTGTGCCCAAGACCATCCGACTGGGGCAGGAAGCCAATGGCAGCATTGTGGACCTGAGGGTGGGGGATACCCTGGAACTCAGCCTTCCCGGCAACCCCAGCACCGGTTACGGCTGGTCGCTGAACACCCCGCTGGGCCTGGTGCTGGAACAGCTGGGGGATGCGGGGTTCAGGCCGTCCTCGACGGGGCTGGGCGCCGGTGGCGAGGTCATCCTGCGTTACCGCGCCGTCTCGGCGGGCCAGTTCCTGCTCTCCCTCACCTATGGCCGCCCGTTCGAGGCCCTGCCTCCCAACCCGGAGACCTTCGATCTGTTCGTGTTCGTGCGGTAGGTGGTGTGAAGAACCCCGTGGCAGCACCACCCCCCTGCCCTGGGAGGAGAAACCATGAAAGAGCGCCCTTGTTTCCCACGCTCCTGTCCTTCTCGATTCCCCGGGAGAAGACCATGAACAAGCTCACCCTCGGTGCCCTGGCCAGCCTCGCACTCACCGTCACGTCCTGCAACCATCTGGAGGTGCCGACCGCCTACTCGGCGAATCTCTCCGGGGCGAACCAGCGGCCCCCCGTTACCACCTCCGCGACCGGCCTGGTCGGCCTGACCCTCAAGGGCCGCACCCTGACCGTCCTGGGGACCTTTCAGAACCTGTCCTCAGAGGCAATCGGGGCTCACATCCACGGACCGGCCGACGAGAACACGAACGCCTCGGTGCTGTTTCCCCTGACCATCGATCAGGTGACCAACGGGGCGAGAAGCGGCCGGGTCACGGGGACCTTCACGCTCACCGATCAGCAGATGGAGTGGCTGAATAACCGCATGCTGTACGTGAATGTTCATTCGCAAGCTCATCCGGACGGTGAGATTCGCGGGCAGGTCGAGCGGCTGCTGAAGTGACCGGGGGCGGGTGCGGGAGGGGCAGGCCGGACCGTGCCTCTCCCGTACTTCCGGTGAGCGCCGCGCGCTGCCGCTTTCCGTGCCTGGAGGTCACGATGAGAACAAGCCTTGCTCTGATGCTTGACGGCCTGAACTTCAGGCCGTCTGCATTCCTCCCACTTTTATGCTTCCTTGAAGCCAACAACTTGCCACAACCCCCGCGAGTGCAGTTCCCACACGAGCTCGTCGAACACCTCTTCACTCCCGCAGGCTGGATCGCACGGCCAACGGCCAGACGAACCCCAGCAGCAGCAGCGTGACCGCGAGGCCGGGCATCAGCCAGGTGCTGGGCACGTTCAGTCCGGCCAGGGCCGCGCCCAAGCTCAACCCGGCGGCATTACTGGTCAGGAGCGCGCCCAGCGCCCGGCCACGGACCTCCTCCGGGATGGTGCGTTGCAGCCGGGTCATGCCCGCCACCTCCAGCAGCCCCAGGCTCAGGCCGAGGACAGCGCCCCCCACCCACCAGCCCTGGAGGTGCGCAGCCGCGAGTAGGGTCAGGCCGGGCACGACGAGCAGCCGCCCCAGATTGATGAGGGCATCGGTTCCCAGCCGACGTGACAGCGGGGTCACCATCGCGATCCCCGCCAGGGCACCCAAGGCAACCAGCATCTCGAACACGGCGTAGTCGGGCGCGCCCCGCCCCAGCGCCGTCATTGCCAGGGGCGCGCGGACGTTGACGACGTTGAGGGCGAGGTTCATCAGTCCACTGAGGAGCATGACCGCCCGCAGGACCGGGTGACTCAGGCACAGTCGCAGGCCGGTGAGAATGTCCTGCAAGGCCCCCTGCCGTCTTCCCGGCTGCCCTGGGTGGTTGCGCCGGAGAGGCAGCAGGGGAGTGGCGGCGGCCAGTGCGAGGATGAATGGTACGGCGAGCAGCAGTGTACCCCCACTCCCCAGCAGCTTGACGAGCCCGCCGCCCACCCCATACCCGATCAGCGGGGCTCCCATTAGCGCCGCGCTGAGCAGGCTGTTCGCCCGAGGCAGGTCGTGTTCGGGCACCAGCTGGGGCAGCAGGGCCGCCCCGGTCGTGAAGGTCAGGGTGGCCAGGGCTCCGTTGAGAAAGGCGAGCAGGCACAGGGCGAACAGTGGGACATGGAGGTGGAAGGCGAGCAGGCCCACGAGGGTGATGCCCAGGCCCCGAACAACCGAGCACAGCGTCAGCAGCAGACGCG
This region of Deinococcus apachensis DSM 19763 genomic DNA includes:
- a CDS encoding protease inhibitor I42 family protein, with the translated sequence MLRFLVLTGLGTALLLSACTPAVMSGRAVSSANVQPTPVPVPLRPVPKTIRLGQEANGSIVDLRVGDTLELSLPGNPSTGYGWSLNTPLGLVLEQLGDAGFRPSSTGLGAGGEVILRYRAVSAGQFLLSLTYGRPFEALPPNPETFDLFVFVR
- a CDS encoding CHRD domain-containing protein produces the protein MNKLTLGALASLALTVTSCNHLEVPTAYSANLSGANQRPPVTTSATGLVGLTLKGRTLTVLGTFQNLSSEAIGAHIHGPADENTNASVLFPLTIDQVTNGARSGRVTGTFTLTDQQMEWLNNRMLYVNVHSQAHPDGEIRGQVERLLK
- a CDS encoding MFS transporter gives rise to the protein MTAAWTSRPLSRSFLAYWSALSAGALGDAAVSVAVPFLALAVGGGAASVGAVVLAGSLPRFLGPLYGLLADRHSPRLLLTLCSVVRGLGITLVGLLAFHLHVPLFALCLLAFLNGALATLTFTTGAALLPQLVPEHDLPRANSLLSAALMGAPLIGYGVGGGLVKLLGSGGTLLLAVPFILALAAATPLLPLRRNHPGQPGRRQGALQDILTGLRLCLSHPVLRAVMLLSGLMNLALNVVNVRAPLAMTALGRGAPDYAVFEMLVALGALAGIAMVTPLSRRLGTDALINLGRLLVVPGLTLLAAAHLQGWWVGGAVLGLSLGLLEVAGMTRLQRTIPEEVRGRALGALLTSNAAGLSLGAALAGLNVPSTWLMPGLAVTLLLLGFVWPLAVRSSLRE